One genomic region from Sylvia atricapilla isolate bSylAtr1 chromosome 16, bSylAtr1.pri, whole genome shotgun sequence encodes:
- the RGS19 gene encoding regulator of G-protein signaling 19 isoform X2 — MSRHETSPTTVQPASNHRPNACCFCWCCCCSCSWNEDRERAWRASRETKLETIPNCEACAKPTPEEVQGWAQSFDKLMKSPAGRNVFREFLRTEYSEENMLFWLACEELKTECNKHTIDEKARMIYEDYISILSPKEVSLDSRVREVINRKMQEPSSHTFDDAQLQIYTLMHRDSYPRFLNSAIYKSLLQTVSHSSSES; from the exons ATGTCCCGGCATGAGACTTCTCCGACAACGGTGCAACCCGCCAGCAACCACCGCCCCAACgcctgctgcttctgctggtgctgctgctgcagctgctcgTG GAACGAGGACCGAGAGCGAGCATGGAGGGCATCCCGGGAGACCAAACTGGAGACCATCCCAAACTGTGAAGCGTG TGCCAAACCCACGCCAGAGgaggtgcagggctgggcacagtcCTTTGACAAGCTGATGAAGAGCCCGGCGGGGCGCAACGTCTTCCGGGAGTTTTTGCGGACTGAGTACAGCGAGGAGAACATGCTCTTCTGGCTGGCATGTGAGGAGCTCAAAACCGAGTGCAACAAGCACACCATCGACGAGAAGGCCAGGATGATCTACGAGGATTACATCTCCATCCTCTCTCCCAAGGAG GTGAGCCTGGACTCGCGGGTGCGGGAGGTCATCAACCGGAAGATGCAGGAGCCGTCCTCGCACACCTTCGACGACGCACAGCTCCAGATCTACACGCTGATGCACAGAGACTCCTACCCCCGCTTCCTGAACTCTGCCATTTACAAATCGCTGCTCCAGACCGTATCCCACTCCTCCTCGGAGTCCTAA
- the RGS19 gene encoding regulator of G-protein signaling 19 isoform X1 — MARLQYAGPASTESPLPMSRHETSPTTVQPASNHRPNACCFCWCCCCSCSWNEDRERAWRASRETKLETIPNCEACAKPTPEEVQGWAQSFDKLMKSPAGRNVFREFLRTEYSEENMLFWLACEELKTECNKHTIDEKARMIYEDYISILSPKEVSLDSRVREVINRKMQEPSSHTFDDAQLQIYTLMHRDSYPRFLNSAIYKSLLQTVSHSSSES; from the exons ATGGCCAGGCTGCAG TACGCAGGACCCGCGTCCACAGAGTCACCCCTTCCGATGTCCCGGCATGAGACTTCTCCGACAACGGTGCAACCCGCCAGCAACCACCGCCCCAACgcctgctgcttctgctggtgctgctgctgcagctgctcgTG GAACGAGGACCGAGAGCGAGCATGGAGGGCATCCCGGGAGACCAAACTGGAGACCATCCCAAACTGTGAAGCGTG TGCCAAACCCACGCCAGAGgaggtgcagggctgggcacagtcCTTTGACAAGCTGATGAAGAGCCCGGCGGGGCGCAACGTCTTCCGGGAGTTTTTGCGGACTGAGTACAGCGAGGAGAACATGCTCTTCTGGCTGGCATGTGAGGAGCTCAAAACCGAGTGCAACAAGCACACCATCGACGAGAAGGCCAGGATGATCTACGAGGATTACATCTCCATCCTCTCTCCCAAGGAG GTGAGCCTGGACTCGCGGGTGCGGGAGGTCATCAACCGGAAGATGCAGGAGCCGTCCTCGCACACCTTCGACGACGCACAGCTCCAGATCTACACGCTGATGCACAGAGACTCCTACCCCCGCTTCCTGAACTCTGCCATTTACAAATCGCTGCTCCAGACCGTATCCCACTCCTCCTCGGAGTCCTAA